The following DNA comes from Myxococcales bacterium.
TCGGTGATGGGGTATATGGGGTCGACTTTGCGGTCTGGGCGCATGAGATTTTCCCAGCCCGTGTTGCCTCCATGGTGGGGGCGCCCAAACCCCGGCTCCCGGTCGTTGAGGCGGCTGCGGATGGTCTCTCTTTGCCCCGGCGGCAGCTCGTTTCCGTAGGCCTTGTAGTAGAGGAGCAAGCCGGGCACGCTGAACGGCTTCCACAAGTATCCAGGGTCTTTTTGCCCCAGGATACGGGCGCCATGTTGGCTGATGAGCATCTGGCGGGCACCCGGGTCGTTGCGCGCCTTCCACAAATTGACCAGCAGGGGCGACCACGTTCGTTTGCCATCGTCGGCGTCCGTGTTCGTGGCCTTGATGGGCCAGTCCTTGCCCGCGACCACCTCCGCCAGCAAGGCGTCGTAACGCGCCTGCCAGCCTGGCTCGGTGGGCACGAGGTCTTCGGAGTTGACGCCTGCGCCCGGCGCGCAGGTGGGCAGAGCGCCCCCTGGATCGGGAAGAGGCGTCCCGAAAACAGATCCGCCCGCGCCCCCTGCGGGTGCCAGGTCGTCGCCTCCTTTGCCACCCGCAGGGCCATCACCGGAGCCCCCGTTGCTTTGTCCGCCCCCCGCGCCAGCCGCGCCCCCGACGGGAGCCCCGAAGGCCCCGCCCTGGCCCCCTGGCTTCCCAGCCAAAGCGCCTCCCGCGCCCCCTCGACCACCACCGCCCGCGCCGCTCGGCTCCGGAGAACGCTCACCGGACGCACAGCTCTGGGCCAGCAGCAGGAAGGGAACGAGCCGTCGGCGCAGGTTGCTTTGCATCACACGCGAGCGTGGTCCGCCGCCTCGGCCTCTGTCAATTCGCAGTGGCTCAGGGGCCGCAGTGCTTGGGGTAGGGCTGCTCGCCGTAGCGGAGCGGGCGCCGGTCGCAGGCCGCATCCACAGCGGCTTCGTACTCGTCGACGATCTGCTTCGTCTTTGCGAGCGTCTCGGCGGACTCGTGTTTTTCCGAGAACGCGATGGGCATCGTCGACCGGTAAATGGGCCGCATGACCTCCCGGTCGCTCACCTTGCCCGTGCGCTGAATGTGCTCTGTAGCGAGCAACATCATCATGCGAAAGGTGTTGCCCGCCAGCGTCTTGTAAAGCGCGAGAGCCTCCGGATCCTTCGGCATCTTCTCGAGCTCGATGCCGCGGTTGTAGGCCATGTAGTAGCCGTATGTATGGGCCCAGTAGTGGTCGATCCCGGGTTCGCCGTTTGCGTCTTTCGCCACGCCCTGGTGTTCGTAGGCGGCTGCCAGGTTCTTGCGGAAGCGGTGATAGACCGTGTGATTGAAATAACCACGCTCGTAGAGCTCGGCGGTGAAGTACTCGGACACTTTCGTCGAATTGCTCTTGTTGGTTCGGTAGAGGGTGGTGTCGAAGAACCAGCCCACCCAGAACCACGCAACTTTGAGATCCTTCAGCATCGTGCGTGGGTTTTGGGCTTGATCGATCTTCTCGACGGCGTCGGCCGGAAGGCCGAGGCAGGTGTTCCAGCTGCCCTTGCAGTCGTTGGGGAAAAACACGCTCTCGCGGGTGCGGGCCAGGTCGCCCAGCTCCCAAAGGCTGTTTCTTTCGGGGAAGGGCGACGCGCTCATCTTGGAGAGGCCCGGACGCCCCCGCAGCTCTTCGAGGAAGTGGTGCTGCGCGAAGAGCACAGACTCATACTTGAGGCCGTACGATCGGAAGGCGAAGTCGTCGTGTTCGTTGTAGCCGGGCGCCTTGGCGTCTGGCTTGGTGACACCGGTCAGCTTCGTGAGCGTTTTGCCCGCGTCCTGAATGGCCCAGAGGTTTTCCCACGTGGGGTTGGCGATGTACTTGTCGTGCAGGGCGTAAAGCGCCGTCTCGGCCGCTTTGTCCACCGGGATGTGCGGCCTGTCCGGGATCCACTCGTTGAGCGTGCCGTGTTCCTTGCCGTGGTGAATGTCTTCGGTCCAGCGGTTGAGCGCGATGCCGATGGGGAAGGTGCGGGGGTTGATGGCCAAAAGCTCGTCCTTGGCCTTCAAGGCCTCGGCCTTCGTGTCCAGCACGCCGTCAAAGAGCGTGGGGGCGGCCTGTTTGAGGTTCAGGCCGAACTTGTGGTCCCGTTCTGCAGGCGTGGCGCCCCCGATGATGAGGCCCCCCGGCTGGAAGGGCCGAAACTCCATGAAGTTCTTCGGGCCGGCGATGCCGTACTTGGCGCGGATGGCGTGCACGAAATCGATGACGGCACGTGTTTGTGCCTCGCTGATGTGCTTGAGCGCGCGGCGGAAGATCGTGGCGTCGTCGTAGCCGATGTACGCGAGGTCGATGGGCATCGGGCCGTGGCAGCTGGCGCAGGCCGCGTCTTCATGATCCGGAGCGCGCCACTCCTTGAGGCCCGTCTCGAAGGCGCGCGCGATGGCCGCCTCGTCGAGAGGGCTTGCGCCGTTACAGCCCAGGGTGCGATCGGCCTTGAGGGTCTTGCCCGCGAGGGTCACGTAGACCTGCAGCAGCTCGCTTTCCGAAAGATGCGACTCTGAAAAGGCCGGCATCACGCCCGCCGCGGTGCCTTCTTTGCCTTCGCGAACAATCTTGGAGAAGGCCTCGAAGCCCTTGTCTTCAGTGAGCTTCGGAAACTTGCCGACACCCTGGCCGGTCGCGCCGTGGCAGCCCGCGCAGTTGAGCGCGTAAACGCCGTTCAGCGTGGCCGGGTCGGGTTTGACCTCGCTGCCGGCCTCGATGCAGATGCGTTTGGCGGGCATGGGCGCCTCGGGGCTTCCCCCGGTGCCCCCGGAGCTGGCGCTGCCTCCCAGGCCCCCCTCTCCGGTGCCCGTGCCGCCCTGGTTGGGGCCGCTGCCGCCCTGACCCGCGCTGTCCGTGTCGTCGCCGTTGCCCTCGGAACTCGTACCCGGGGCACAGGCCCCCACGGCGAACAGCGATGCGAACAGGGTCGCTGCAAGGGAGACTCCACTGCGCGACGCGTTGACGCCGCCCCTCGATGAAATGAACTGCGTCTTCATGGGTGGTGAGAGTAAGTGGCGCACCGGACGCGCTTCGTTTCAACGAAAATCGACGCATTCGCAACGCGTCGCGCCTATTCAAGGCCCCGTTCAGCCCCTGGGGACCGCCCCTCGGCCCCGGCCCGCGCACGAGGGTGCACGCGGGCAGAGGGGGCGACGGTTACAGCGTGCCCACCGTGCCGGCGGTGGCCTCGAAGGTGTTGGTTTCGATGTACGTGTTGGTGTTGGCGGCCGCCTTGCGAATGCCGAAGCCCGCCGACTTGCTGAAGCGGCTGTTCGTGACGGGGATGAACGGCGCATTGTTGCCCTGGATGGTCAGCGCGGCGCCTCCCATCTTGCCCGCGTGGCTCACCTGCACGTGATCCAGCTTCGAGTCCGTCCGTACGTTGCGCTCGAGGACAATACCCTCCCAAAAACCCACCGTGTCGGCGGCCCCTCGGAAGACGATGGGGGCGGCCACCGTGCCCACTGCGGTCAGGGTCATCATGCCGCTGTTCCAGCCGAACTCGAGCTTGACGTCCGAGCCTGCGATGAACTGGTTGCCCGCCTCAATCGTCACGGCGGAGTCGTTGACGAACCTGATGGTCTCTGAAATGAAGTAGGGCACGTTCGCCCTTTTGATGGTACCCACCTTGGCGAACGAGTCTCCCTTGACCGTGATCTGGTCGATCATGTTGCCGGTGAAGCTTCCGTCCACGGGCAGCGTCACCCACGCCTCGGGCGCGATGGTCGCAGGTACACCCTGCGTGCCGGTGACAGTCACCATCGTCGACGTGGCGGCCAAGCCCTGCTGGCCGATCCGCACGCCCGCTTTGTTTCCGTTCAAGGTCACGTTGTCGAGCTTGATGGCCGCCAAGACCTCGAGGGCCGCCACATCGACGCCCGTGCCTCCGCCACCGTGCCAGATCTGAACGTGGTTCAAGGACGAAGCCGTGCGCACGTTGCGCTCGATGATGAGCCCCTTCCAAAAGCCCGGCGTCGCGCTGACGCCGCGAAACACCACGGGCTCGGCCACTGTACCGGCCACCGTGAACGTGGGATCGGTGCTGTTCCAGCCCACCTCCAGCTCCGCATCCGCAGCGAAGTGGTACTGAACGCCCGCCTCGATGACCACGGTGTTGGTATCCCGGATGATGACTTTGGACTCTTGAACATAGGGGATGGGCAGCTTGTGGATGGTCGTGTTCACGGCAATCGAATCAAAGCGCACGGGCACGGTGTCGTTGCCGTTACCCGTCAGAATGCCGCCCAAGGGAAAGTTGGTGAACGCCCCGGGTGCGGTCAGCACCACCGGGCGGCCTCCCATGCGCTGCACGGAAAGCCCGGCGCTGCCGGCGGCGAAATCCGCCGCATGAACACCGTCGGCGCTGCCATCGGACACGCTGACGTTCTGGATCGTGGCCACACCCACCAGGCTGAGGCCAGGGGTCATGGCACCGCCCGTATGCAGGATGTTCACGTAACGAAAAGCACTGTCGGAGGTGACGTTCCTTTGCACCGAGATCCCCTTCCAGCCCCCCGGTACCGGATTGGCTCCGCAGAAAGTGATGGGCGCAGCGGCGGTGCCCTCGGCCTTCACGGTGGCCACACCGCTGTTCCAGCCAATCTCGAGATCGCTGTCCACGGCCATCACCACGGTGGTTCCGGGAAGAATGGTCAACGAGCCGCCCTGGCGGACGGTCACCGCCTTGGTGACCGAGACCAAGCCACTCCAGGTGGTGGGCGTTGCGATCGAGTCGGCCACCACGGTGGCCCCGACGAGACTCGTGGGACAGGCCACCGCGGGCGCGGCGTCACCACCCGCGTCGGGAACGCCCCCATCGCTCGTTCCTGGGAGGGCGGCGTCGGAGGGGAGAATGCGGTCTTCGTCGTCATCACACGCCGACAGGGGCCAAGCAAGTAGGGACACTAGGGCTAACGATCGCATCTTTGACATGGTTTCCTCGTAGTTCAGGCCGCGCGGTTCAACAGACTGACGCTCTTTTGCGCCTCGAAAAGGGGGTCGTCCCAGTTCGCACCGCGCGATTGTAGTCGCGTCGCGCGGCCAAGGGAACCTCGCGTTTGGTTTGTGCTCGTGGTGTGGGTGTCCTCACACCCGCGCGTTCCCGGCGGGTCGCGCCGGGCCTAGCGCCCCAAGGCGCCGAGGGTCACGTCCATGCGCTCCGCCAGCGCCCCCACCAGGCTGTCACACGAACGTTTCCCAAGACCAAAGCGCTGCGCAAAGTCGCGCCGAACCGCCCGGCCCAACGCCTCGCGCGCCCGTTCGAGGCGCCGCGCCACCGTGGCGCGGTGGATCCCGAGCGCAGCCGCGAGCACGTCGATCGACTGGTTTTGCAGATGGTGCCGATCGAGCAGCATGCGATCTTCGGGATCCAGCGCCGCGATGGCTTGCCTGAGCGCCTGCACGAAGTCGTCGCGGTGCAACCGCAGCACGGTCTGCACTTCGGCATCAGCCGCACCCAGCGTGGACAATGCCGTGTCGTCAAAGAGCGATGCGGTCTCGGGCTCGGCGCGGTAGACCTTGAACGCCTCACGAACCGCGCTGATCCGCAACCAGCTCAGCAGGTCTCCGCGTCCCCCGTACTGCGCGATGCGCGCCGGCCCTTGGTTCCGTTGCACAAACAAGCTCTCACGCAGCCGCTGTTTGGCCTCGTCCATCGTGGCAGGCGTGGCCCCTGCCCGCCTGAGCGCCCCATCGAGGCGCGACAGGTAACCGGCCTCCAGCGCCTTGATCGCTGCCGCCGAGCCCGCGGCCGCCGCACACGTGAGGTGAAGCTCGGCCGCCCTCAAGCGCAGCAGGTCTTCGAGGTTCGCCCCCACGGGCAGCACCCGCGCCAGATGCGCCACGAAGCGTTCGGCTTCCAGCACGACCTGGGGCCAAGCGTCTCGTCCCGCTGCCACGAGCCGCGCGAGCGCCTCGTCGAGTGTGGGGCCCGCGCGCAACACCGCCTCAGCGGGTCGGTGCGCGAGAAAGGAGGAGGCAAGCCCAACCATCGGACGTCAGTTGAACGTGGCAGAGAACGCCACACCGCCACTCGTGCCTGCCCAGGTCGAGCCTTCCACTTCGGCCTCCACGGCATAAAGGTCGAGGGCAACGCCCACCCCCCAGTTCGCAGACGCCCACCATTCTTTCCCCAACGACAGGTGCGTGCCAACCCCCGAGGTCGAACTGCTTTCGCGCGTGGTCGTCACCCCTGCCACCGTGGTTTCCGTCGAAAACTCCATGATGCCGTAAAGCAGCGAGGCGGACACGTAAACGTTGTAGGGCAGCACGTAGTACGTGAGCCCCGCTCCCACGCCCCCCACAGTCGTACGGGACTCGTTCGTAGGCCCGGTGGTTTCGGAGCGTGCCGCCACCCCCACCTCACCGAAGGCGGCCAGGCTCGGCAGCAAGGCGTATCCAAACGCAACGCCGGAAGCCACTCCGGCCCCTACGCGGGAGGCTCCCGCGCGGCGTTCGTTGACGCTCACGCGATGCAGGCCGACCAAGAGCCGAAGGAACCAACCGTCGTGTGTGTGAAACCCAGGGTCGCGTGAAGGCGCGGGCAGGCGGGGCGGAGGGCTTGGCGCGGCAGCCCTCGGAACCCAAGGGGTGCTGGGCGCACGGGGAGAGAGCGTGCGCTCTGCCAGCTCCTCGGGCGGCCCCAGGCTGCGCTCGAGGTCGGAGATACGCTCCTCGATCTCGCGACGGTTCGGAACGCCGGGCGCAAGGGTCAGGTAGCGGCGGTAAAGCGCAATCGCCTCCCGGGCGTGCTCCAAGCGGCGGTGACACTGCGCGAGGTTGTAGAGCAAGGCAGGCTCTTCGGTCAGCTGGTAGGCCGCCTCGAATTCTGCGATGGCCTCCTCGAAATGACCGATGTCGTAAAGCGCCCGCCCGCGGCTGGCGCGCTCTTGGGCCTCGACCGCCGCGGTGACCGCAGACGCGGCGTGTGCCTTGGCACCGGTCCCAGCGCCGAGGCCCGAGGCCAGGACCAGCCCACCAAAGATGAGGACGACCCGCCTCGTTTTCGATCCCTTGCTCATGAACCACATCTGTCAGGTAGAGCCCCCGTGGCGAGCGCCGTCGCACGAAAAGCTCAGCCCCTCAAGGAGAAGGTCTCACCACCAGGCATCGAGGGTCTTCCAGATCATCGGCGCCGAGCGGTGCGAGGCCCACGGTGACCACGCGGGACCGCTTCGGCAGCAAGACTTCGGCCGTGCGATACCCCGCCTTCTGCACGAAGAGCCTCTCTTCCCCCGGGGAAGGCCCCGGAAATACGAAGGGCGTTCGCCCGAGAACCGTCAAATCCTTGACGGTGCAGAGCGAGGCGCCCGGCGGGGTGGACTCGATGCGGATCGCCTGGCGTACAGGACGGCGCGCGGGCGTATCGGCGCGCAGCACGGGCGCCACAGAAGCGACGCGCGGAACTGCCCGGGGCGGTGCTGCGGGTGTGGGCCTTACCACGGGCGCCAGCGCGGGCGGGGTGACGAAAGCCCCCCGAAGGGAAGGCGCCTCCCCCGGCGCCCCAGCGGCGCGGACCTCGACGCGCGCCCGCGGGGGACGACTGCGCGCCATCCAGACCGCGGACGCAAAAACGAGCCCCGCAACCAGCGCTCCGTACGCAGCGGCTCTTCGCCAGCCGCCGCGCCGCTCTTGCTCTTCGCCCCCGGCCAACGCGGCTTGCAGCGCAGACGAAAAGCGCCCGACATCCTCGAACCTTTCACCGGGTGCGGACGAAAGTCCTCGGGCAAGCACGGCATCGAGGGCCGGGGGCAGGCCAGGGCGCAGGGTCGACGCGGACGGGGGCGCGCCTTTGAGCTGGGCTTCTATGAGCTGGCGGAGCGACTGGGCGGTGTAGGGCGGGCGGCCCGTCAGAAGCTCGTAAGCCACGGCCGCCAGCGCGTACTGGTCCGAGTGCACCGTCTCTTGACCGTGCTGGCCCAAACATTCCGGCGCCATGTAGAGCGGCGTTCCGACCAACATGCCGCTGCTCGTGAGCGCCGGGTCGAGGCCCGCGCCCTCGCCCCCCTTCGCCAGCCCAAAATCGAGAACCTTCACGAAACAGGCCCCCTCAGGCCTTCGGCAGAGAAAGAGATTGTCGGGCTTCAGATCCCGGTGAACGATGTGGCGCGCATGCACCGCCTCGAGGGCGCTCGCGGTCTGAGCGACGATCTCTCCTACCTCGTCGAGGCCCATCGGGCCCTCGCGTGCGAGCCGCGCGCCCACGGTCTCGCCTTCCAAAAGTTCCATGAGGAGGTAAGGCGCGCCTTCTGGCAAGCGCCCCTGATCCAGCACATCCACGATGTGAGCGTGGCGAATCGAGGCGCAGGCACGCGCCTCGTTGAAAAAGCGCTGGATGTCCTTGGCGGTGGGGGCGTTCGAGATGACCTTCACCGCCGCGCGTCGGCCCATGTCCGGATGAACGGCCGCATACACGACCCCCATGGCGCCCGCTCCAAGCCGACGCTCCACCACGTAGTTGCCCACCTGACGTCCCACGAACTCATCTACCACTTCGTCTCGAAGCGCTTCGAGCGCCTCGGCACACACGACACACGTTGCGATGTGAAAGGACAGCCGCCCCTGATCGCTCACCCCCATCCGGTTGGCTGAATAATCGAGCAGCTCGTCTTCCGAGGGGCACAGCATCGCGCGTGAAAGCGCTGCATTGTAGCCGGATCTGCCCCCATCTGCCCCAACGCGGCGAGCCTCGTTCTCTTGTCCCGGCGCTTTGCCCGGAGGCATTCGAGGCCTGCATTTGGGAATTCCTCGGCAATACTTGGGGCGCATGAAGGAATCCCGCCCTCCGTTCCTGCTGCGTGCGCTCGTCATCTCCTGGGCGCTCGTGAGCGCCGGTCTCGCGGGCTGCCTCGCCGACGACAAGCTGGCCTCCGAGCGCCAGAACTTCACCTCCGACGCGCCCGCAACGCGCGCAAACCCGATGGATCCCCTCGCACGAGCCTGTGGTCCCGAGCTGCCGCCTTCCCCCCATCTCACGCGGCGGCCCTACCTGGCGGCGCAGGACGAAACGACCATGAAGGTGTTGTGGACCGCCCCCGAGGGCGGCGGCCAGGTCACTTTACGCCTCACGCGACCCGGCACCGACGAACTCGAGACCGCGCGCGCCGCGCGCGACCCCAGCGCCCGACCGGTGTACGGATCTCCGCTTTATGGCGCGACCGTATCGAATCTCGCCCCTGACGCGCTCTACTGTTACGAGCTGCACCTCGACGGCACCCCTATCGCGCGCGCAGGGTTTCGCACGCC
Coding sequences within:
- a CDS encoding helix-turn-helix domain-containing protein — protein: MVGLASSFLAHRPAEAVLRAGPTLDEALARLVAAGRDAWPQVVLEAERFVAHLARVLPVGANLEDLLRLRAAELHLTCAAAAGSAAAIKALEAGYLSRLDGALRRAGATPATMDEAKQRLRESLFVQRNQGPARIAQYGGRGDLLSWLRISAVREAFKVYRAEPETASLFDDTALSTLGAADAEVQTVLRLHRDDFVQALRQAIAALDPEDRMLLDRHHLQNQSIDVLAAALGIHRATVARRLERAREALGRAVRRDFAQRFGLGKRSCDSLVGALAERMDVTLGALGR
- a CDS encoding tetratricopeptide repeat protein; amino-acid sequence: MSKGSKTRRVVLIFGGLVLASGLGAGTGAKAHAASAVTAAVEAQERASRGRALYDIGHFEEAIAEFEAAYQLTEEPALLYNLAQCHRRLEHAREAIALYRRYLTLAPGVPNRREIEERISDLERSLGPPEELAERTLSPRAPSTPWVPRAAAPSPPPRLPAPSRDPGFHTHDGWFLRLLVGLHRVSVNERRAGASRVGAGVASGVAFGYALLPSLAAFGEVGVAARSETTGPTNESRTTVGGVGAGLTYYVLPYNVYVSASLLYGIMEFSTETTVAGVTTTRESSSTSGVGTHLSLGKEWWASANWGVGVALDLYAVEAEVEGSTWAGTSGGVAFSATFN
- a CDS encoding protein kinase, encoding MLCPSEDELLDYSANRMGVSDQGRLSFHIATCVVCAEALEALRDEVVDEFVGRQVGNYVVERRLGAGAMGVVYAAVHPDMGRRAAVKVISNAPTAKDIQRFFNEARACASIRHAHIVDVLDQGRLPEGAPYLLMELLEGETVGARLAREGPMGLDEVGEIVAQTASALEAVHARHIVHRDLKPDNLFLCRRPEGACFVKVLDFGLAKGGEGAGLDPALTSSGMLVGTPLYMAPECLGQHGQETVHSDQYALAAVAYELLTGRPPYTAQSLRQLIEAQLKGAPPSASTLRPGLPPALDAVLARGLSSAPGERFEDVGRFSSALQAALAGGEEQERRGGWRRAAAYGALVAGLVFASAVWMARSRPPRARVEVRAAGAPGEAPSLRGAFVTPPALAPVVRPTPAAPPRAVPRVASVAPVLRADTPARRPVRQAIRIESTPPGASLCTVKDLTVLGRTPFVFPGPSPGEERLFVQKAGYRTAEVLLPKRSRVVTVGLAPLGADDLEDPRCLVVRPSP
- a CDS encoding cytochrome c, with product MKTQFISSRGGVNASRSGVSLAATLFASLFAVGACAPGTSSEGNGDDTDSAGQGGSGPNQGGTGTGEGGLGGSASSGGTGGSPEAPMPAKRICIEAGSEVKPDPATLNGVYALNCAGCHGATGQGVGKFPKLTEDKGFEAFSKIVREGKEGTAAGVMPAFSESHLSESELLQVYVTLAGKTLKADRTLGCNGASPLDEAAIARAFETGLKEWRAPDHEDAACASCHGPMPIDLAYIGYDDATIFRRALKHISEAQTRAVIDFVHAIRAKYGIAGPKNFMEFRPFQPGGLIIGGATPAERDHKFGLNLKQAAPTLFDGVLDTKAEALKAKDELLAINPRTFPIGIALNRWTEDIHHGKEHGTLNEWIPDRPHIPVDKAAETALYALHDKYIANPTWENLWAIQDAGKTLTKLTGVTKPDAKAPGYNEHDDFAFRSYGLKYESVLFAQHHFLEELRGRPGLSKMSASPFPERNSLWELGDLARTRESVFFPNDCKGSWNTCLGLPADAVEKIDQAQNPRTMLKDLKVAWFWVGWFFDTTLYRTNKSNSTKVSEYFTAELYERGYFNHTVYHRFRKNLAAAYEHQGVAKDANGEPGIDHYWAHTYGYYMAYNRGIELEKMPKDPEALALYKTLAGNTFRMMMLLATEHIQRTGKVSDREVMRPIYRSTMPIAFSEKHESAETLAKTKQIVDEYEAAVDAACDRRPLRYGEQPYPKHCGP